The Nostoc sp. 'Lobaria pulmonaria (5183) cyanobiont' DNA window ATTACGCCATTTTGGAAGTGGATGAAAATATTGTACCAAAAGTATTAAGCCCACTCCAGCCGCGAATTATTCTCTGTTTAAACTTATTTCGCGACCAACTCGATAGGTATGGCGAAGTAGACACAATTAGTAAGCGTTGGACAAAAGTTATTTCTACCCTACCACCAGAAACGGTAGTAATTCCCAATGCTGATGACCCAACTTTATCTAACCTTGGTCAGCAGTTACCCCAACGGGTGTTATTCTTTGGCTTGAATGAACCAGAACATTATCTAGAAGCAATTCCTCACGCTGTTGATTCTATTTATTGTCCTAAATGTGGACATTCTCTAGATTACAAGGGTGTTTATTTGTCTCATTTGGGAGATTTTACTTGTCCCAAGTGTGGTTTTAGTAAAAGTAAACCAACTTTAGAAAGTAATGAATGGTCGCAAATTCTGGTTGGTTTGTACAACAAATATAATACTTTAGCTGCTGCAACTGCGGCTATTGAGTTAGGAGTTGATGAAGCAACAATTAGAAATACTATTAATAATTTCCAAGCTGCTTTTGGTCGGGCTGAAGATTTAGTAATTAACGGTAAACGAGTGCGGATATTGTTATCAAAAAATCCTGTAGGAACAAATGAAACCATTCGCGTAGTTACTCAAAGCACAGATAAAACCACACTGCTGGTATTGAACGATCGCACGCCCGATGGCACTGATGTATCCTGGATTTGGGACGTAGATACCGAGAAATTAGTCGAACGAGGCGGGACTTTAGTAGTGAGTGGCGATCGCGTCTACGATATGGCACTACGTCTACGTTACAGCCAAAAGTCCCCTGAGAGTAACTTAAATTTAATTGTGGAAGAAGATTTGCGACAAGCGATCGCTACTGCATTAGAGCATACACCAGAGAATGAAACTTTGCATATTTTGCCTACCTACTCAGCCATGCTAGAAGTGCGAGAAGTCCTAACTGGTAGGAAAATTCTTTAAATTTGTCATTTGTCATTTGTCATTTGTCATTTGCGATCGTCCCATTCCCTATTCCCTAAATTTATGACTTCTCAAAATTTAGAATTAACAATTGGTTGGCTTTATCCGACGCTGATGAGTACCTATGGCGATCGCGGTAATGTAATTACTATAGAACGTCGCGCTCAATGGCGGGGATACGATGTGAAAGTGTTACCCCTAGATCAAAATGCCACAGCCGCAGATATTAAAACTGTAGATGTCATAGTCGGTGGTGGCGCACAAGACCGCCAGCAAGAGATTGTCATGCGTGATTTGCAAGGTGCGAAAGCCGACGCTATGCGGGACAAAATCGAAAATGGAACACCAGGAGTATTTACTTGTGGTTCACCCCAATTACTGGGACATTATTATGAACCAGGCTTGGGACAACGAATTGATGGTTTGGGAATACTTGATTTAGTTTCTGTGCATCCTGGTGAAAATACTAAGCGCTGTATTGGCAACTTAGTAATTGAAGTGACAGCTTCCCGTCTGGCGCGAGATTTAAAAGAGATGACAGGTAGCACACCATATTTGGTAGGCTTTGAAAATCACGGCGGACGTACCAAGTTGGGGAAAGTGGAAGCTTTGGGGCGAGTGGTGTACGGTTTGGGAAATAATGGAGAGGATGGGACAGAAGGAGCATTTTATCAGAATGCGATCGCTACTTATTCTCACGGGCCTTTGTTACCGAAAAATCCTTTTGTCGCCGATTGGTTAATTCAAACAGCGCTGCGGCTAAAGTATCAGCAGGAAATTACCTTAAAATCTTTTGACGATAGCCTCGCTGTACAAGCACGAGAAGCGATGTTTAAGCGCTTAAAAGTCAGTTTACCAAGTGCTACTGCGGCGAAAGTTTAAATTTTCGTGTTTTTCTCGTTCCCTGACTCTCACAGGGAACGCAATTCCCCGGTTTCGGATGGGAAGGGGTGACAAACGCCCCAAACTCAGCCTTGAGTTCATGTTTCCTCGTTAACAACGACAAACCCCACACCGCAACGAGTCGCCGCCTCTGCTAACCGAGTATCAAGAGTTGCTAAAGGCAATTGTAACCGCAAGGCCAATTCTAAATAAGCTGCGTCATAAGCTGCTAAACCTTCCTGTCGTGCTAGCTTCAAGGTTACATCCAATCCCTTTACATCCGTAACTCGATCGACCTGAATCAACAGTGACTGTAACAAAGCAATAGCTTGCTCAGATTGTTCCTTAGTCATCCGCTCACGTCGTTCAGCCACAACAAGGGTATTAGCAATCTCCAGCGACCAAATTCCTGGTACAAAAGCTTCAGAATCTGGCATCATTGCCAATATGGCATTAGCATAATCATCGTTTTCATCCACCAAGCACCAACTAATTGCTACAGAACAATCCAAAACAAACTGCATTAAAATCTTCGTCCCTCTTCAAGCATTTCGCGGATTGAGGTTTTATCTAAGGTTACTTCTCGCCGCAGTTGTTGCATTTTGGCAATTGCTTCTTGAATCGATTTTTTTGTTGTCGGCTTTCCCCAAGCGTTATATTGCAGTACAGTGTCATCGCATGGTGCAAGGTTTGTTTTATCTAACGGCTGCACAACTACCACTACTTCTACAGATGTATCTTTATAATCAGTGGGTGTCTGAATGTGCAATATCCCATCTGTCCCAATATGCGATCGCAATTTTTTTGTTTCCATTTTTACCCCCAGGAATTATATAATTTTTCGTTTTCTGGATTTGACAGGGAACGTAATTCAGGAGACTGTGCCTTTCATTTTAAATTAACAAAGGGCAAAGCATGACTCAAGCCTTAGCCAAACAAGTAACATTTGATGAATTTATCGCCTGGTATCCCGAATCTTCAGATAGGCATTATGAACTACATGATGGGGTAATTGTTGAAATGGCTCCTACAGGCGAACATGAACAGATTGTGAGATTTTTAGTTGGGGAAATAGTTACAGAATACAAACGTTTAAAACTACCTTATTTCATCCCTAAAACAGCTTTCATTAAACCGACGCTGTTTCAAAGCGAAGCAGCTTACTCACCAGATGTACTGTTGTTGAATAACTCTAATTTAGTAAATTAATCTCTATGGAAAAAAGAATCTACTGTAAGCCAAGCGGCATCAATTCCTTTAGTAATTGAGGTGGTAAGTACAAACTGGCGAGACGATTATTTTACCAAAGCAGGTAAATACGAAGAGGTTGGAATACCTGAATATTGGATTGTAGATTATCTAGGTTTAGGTGGTAGGCGGTTTATTGGCAATCCTAAACAAATAGCCAGAATTTTTTCTGGGTACGACGGTATAAAAATTTATTCCTTCCTCCAATTTAATAACTATTTTTTAAGGTTTCTTCTAATGTAAATGGAGATTCTTTATGAAATAAATTTAATTTAATACCTGTTTCATCAGATGCTTTTACACAAGCTTTTTGATAACAATTTTCAAATACTTCTGCAAGTAGAGGTTGCAAACTGGGACTATCTTCTAATAATGTTTCAATACAGATACGCTGTTCAGAAATGGTACTGCGCCAACTTTCACTACGTTTTTCTGGTTGATATTGCCATTTCAGCAAGTGCATTAATAGCACAATTAATCGATTTTTTAACTCGCGTTTTTCACTTCTCCCCATGCTTTCAATTTCTTCAATTAGATTATGTATATCTATTTCATTAAATTTATTTTCTTTTAACTGCTGGGCAATTGTTTGTGTCCACAAGTAAAAGTCTTGTTCATAAAGGTTTTTTTCATTTATAAAAGATGGACTGGTCATTAATATTCCTCTTGAAAACGCTAAAAATAAGGTGGGCATAACACCCAGCGAATTAAACTATACCAACTTTCTTTTATCGAGGCCACACTTTAATAGCTATATTAGCTAAATATTCAGCACGACTTTTGATTTCCTGTTCATTCCAAACATCTACCTTTCGGAAATACTGATTCAAAGTCACATTACTAGCTCTTAAAATTTTCAACTTTTCTTCAAAGGATTTATTAGACAATTCAGAGTTATATTGTGTTAGCGTGAGATTACCTAAAGTGTGAAGCAATTCCTTATGTACCTTGTTATAATCTGCGCCTAACATTTCTTGCCACTCTTTACGTAAAGGGGACTTTTGGGGCATAATATGCTCAAGGCTCATAGGCAGAGTATCAACACGCTCCTTGCTCAAAGATTGTTCTATACTTTCTAATAAAAACTTTACACGTTCATTTGCTGCCGAGCTTTTATTATTATATAAAGGTTCATTGATGATATGCTGATAGAATAAATTGTCGTCAGGAAATACTTGAGTTTTCTCAAAGCTGATTAGAACTTGGCGTAATCCATT harbors:
- a CDS encoding type II toxin-antitoxin system VapC family toxin; its protein translation is MQFVLDCSVAISWCLVDENDDYANAILAMMPDSEAFVPGIWSLEIANTLVVAERRERMTKEQSEQAIALLQSLLIQVDRVTDVKGLDVTLKLARQEGLAAYDAAYLELALRLQLPLATLDTRLAEAATRCGVGFVVVNEET
- a CDS encoding Mur ligase family protein, producing MGNKIQFIDRLRLGFAVSVAKSVTFIVRSLRLGAASVLPGSIARRIEPRLLQLLSQQVKNGVILIAGTNGKTTTALLLCTILERKGFRITHNSTGANLENGLMTALLESTNLLGTLNADYAILEVDENIVPKVLSPLQPRIILCLNLFRDQLDRYGEVDTISKRWTKVISTLPPETVVIPNADDPTLSNLGQQLPQRVLFFGLNEPEHYLEAIPHAVDSIYCPKCGHSLDYKGVYLSHLGDFTCPKCGFSKSKPTLESNEWSQILVGLYNKYNTLAAATAAIELGVDEATIRNTINNFQAAFGRAEDLVINGKRVRILLSKNPVGTNETIRVVTQSTDKTTLLVLNDRTPDGTDVSWIWDVDTEKLVERGGTLVVSGDRVYDMALRLRYSQKSPESNLNLIVEEDLRQAIATALEHTPENETLHILPTYSAMLEVREVLTGRKIL
- a CDS encoding type 1 glutamine amidotransferase — protein: MTSQNLELTIGWLYPTLMSTYGDRGNVITIERRAQWRGYDVKVLPLDQNATAADIKTVDVIVGGGAQDRQQEIVMRDLQGAKADAMRDKIENGTPGVFTCGSPQLLGHYYEPGLGQRIDGLGILDLVSVHPGENTKRCIGNLVIEVTASRLARDLKEMTGSTPYLVGFENHGGRTKLGKVEALGRVVYGLGNNGEDGTEGAFYQNAIATYSHGPLLPKNPFVADWLIQTALRLKYQQEITLKSFDDSLAVQAREAMFKRLKVSLPSATAAKV
- a CDS encoding DUF29 domain-containing protein — translated: MTSPSFINEKNLYEQDFYLWTQTIAQQLKENKFNEIDIHNLIEEIESMGRSEKRELKNRLIVLLMHLLKWQYQPEKRSESWRSTISEQRICIETLLEDSPSLQPLLAEVFENCYQKACVKASDETGIKLNLFHKESPFTLEETLKNSY